The following are encoded together in the Equus quagga isolate Etosha38 chromosome 1, UCLA_HA_Equagga_1.0, whole genome shotgun sequence genome:
- the LOC124247716 gene encoding olfactory receptor 1J4-like — protein MATRNRTEVTEFVLLGLASWPEMQPIIFGIVLAMYLVAVMGNALLVIVVLLDSKLQTPMYFLLSQLSFIDIFLTTITVPQMLVHMLPVNRTISFNCCIIQLFFFMTVGSMEGHLLAAMAYDRCAAICDPLRYSAIISHRLCLRITLTSWVVVSLNSLLYSVLVTRLTFCGNEVTHFFCDITPLLKLSCTLPVVNEMLIFTEGVAVVVSPFFFILGSYARIGVAIVRMHSVAVLHKALSTCSSHVMVVLLLYGSVIRMYLRPSSSYDLDQDRQIAIFYTVVTPMLNPLIYSLRNKEVKGALQRLLRKLCILGNFQPDSQANREW, from the coding sequence ATGGCCACTAGAAATAGAACAGAAGTAACTGAATTTGTTTTATTGGGCCTGGCAAGTTGGCCAGAGATGCAGCCAATTATTTTTGGGATTGTCCTTGCCATGTACCTGGTGGCAGTTATGGGTAACGCCCTGTTAGTAATTGTTGTTCTCTTGGACTCCAAGCTTCAGACTCCCATGTATTTCCTGCTCAGCCAGCTTTCATTTATTGACATATTTCTCACAACCATCACTGTTCCCCAGATGCTGGTGCACATGCTGCCTGTGAATAGAACCATCTCCTTTAACTGCTGCATaatccagcttttcttttttatgactgtGGGCAGCATGGAAGGCCACTTGCTGGCTGCCATGGCCTATGATCGCTGTGCTGCCATCTGTGACCCCTTAAGATACTCTGCCATCATCAGCCATCGCCTCTGTCTACGCATAACCTTAACCTCATGGGTGGTCGTTAGCCTCAACAGCCTTCTTTATAGTGTGCTGGTCACCCGCTTAACCTTCTGTGGCAATGAGGTCAcccacttcttctgtgacatcACACCCTTGCTGAAGCTCTCCTGCACCCTGCCAGTGGTCAATGAAAtgctaatatttactgagggtGTAGCTGTGGTGGTCAGCCCCTTCTTCTTCATTTTAGGTTCCTATGCCCGCATTGGGGTTGCCATAGTCCGCATGCACTCAGTTGCTGTCCTGCACAAAGCCCTGTCCACCTGTAGCTCCCACGTCATGGTTGTGCTGCTCCTGTATGGCTCTGTGATCCGCATGTACCTCCGGCCGTCTTCCAGCTATGACTTGGACCAGGATCGCCAGATTGCCATCTTTTACACAGTAGTTACACCTATGCTAAACCCACTTATCTATAGCCTGAGGAACAAAGAGGTTAAGGGAGCTCTGCAAAGGCTTTTAAGGAAACTGTGCATCTTGGGAAACTTCCAACCTGATTCCCAGGCAAACAGAGAATGGTAG